The following are from one region of the Endozoicomonas sp. 4G genome:
- the rpsU gene encoding 30S ribosomal protein S21, whose amino-acid sequence MPAVKVKENEPFDVALRRFKRSCEKAGVLAEVRRREHYEKPTSVRKRKAAAAVKRHLKKLQREQRRRERLY is encoded by the coding sequence ATGCCTGCTGTTAAAGTTAAAGAAAATGAACCGTTTGATGTAGCGCTGCGCCGTTTCAAACGCTCTTGCGAAAAGGCTGGTGTACTGGCTGAAGTACGTCGTCGTGAACACTACGAAAAGCCTACCTCCGTTCGCAAGCGTAAGGCTGCTGCCGCTGTCAAGCGTCATTTGAAGAAACTGCAGCGCGAACAGCGTCGTCGCGAGCGTCTGTATTAA
- a CDS encoding helix-turn-helix domain-containing protein, which yields MRVLIMYHYSACGLDNIYLANGFRKTNSPSGEGVSIHNIDGLHEAIARGLISKEAPLRAKEFRFLRIELDLSQKALGKLLDKSDQVIAKWEKGANEIPVQADRALRDLYMESVGEVA from the coding sequence ATGAGGGTGTTGATTATGTACCATTATTCAGCCTGCGGGTTAGATAATATCTACCTTGCCAATGGCTTCCGTAAAACTAACTCGCCATCCGGTGAAGGTGTATCTATCCACAACATAGATGGCCTGCATGAAGCTATTGCCCGAGGGCTGATAAGTAAAGAAGCTCCACTGCGGGCTAAAGAATTTCGTTTTTTGAGAATTGAACTTGACCTCTCTCAAAAGGCACTGGGCAAGCTGCTGGATAAGTCTGACCAGGTGATTGCTAAGTGGGAGAAAGGAGCTAACGAAATTCCTGTGCAGGCAGACAGGGCATTAAGGGATTTATACATGGAATCTGTTGGAGAGGTGGCCTGA
- the dnaG gene encoding DNA primase, with protein MAGRIPQTFIDDLLNRLDIVDIVDSRVKLKKTGRNYSACCPFHQEKTPSFTVSPDKQFYYCFGCGASGNALGFVMDFDHLDFPTAVDSLASLVGLEVPREQHSQKRGPDHSPLYELMTKANAFYNEQLIKAADAPRAIQYLKQRGLDGQTCKRFGIGFAPPGWDNLKNHLAENQEKEEQLVKTGMLVEKEETKSRYDRFRDRIMFPIHDTRGRIIAFGGRVLGDAKPKYLNSPESPIFHKGRELYGLYEAKKHNRHLERIVVVEGYMDVVALAQQGINNAVATLGTATTLEHIQRLFKTVSEIVFCFDGDDAGKRAAWRALESTLAHMKDGNQARFLFLPQGEDPDSMVRQEGADAFLERIKTGALSLDTFLFQELSDGIDLNTMDGRSRLATDAQPHLHKIPDGLFKQMLMQKLSDITGLNTDTLESYLNKKGEPEPVAEPAYDNYSVPAEADYYPDAHYKPDVVQSHQPQTRSFERRPFFKENHEQPAPAPLKVGRSIYAIRHLLCNPELATDVKAINELEGDEHPDTQLLIALIKTLQEQPKLPTIALIAQWHGTRNGSRLQEIASLQLGHQPNNQEFHEAIERIRDKVQELEHRQATHSLKQTFSQKKPDQIDSAQRDVLKALLEKQKKKLGIKPANTAAKK; from the coding sequence ATGGCCGGACGCATCCCCCAGACATTTATTGACGACCTGCTGAACCGCCTGGATATCGTGGATATTGTCGACAGCCGGGTGAAGCTTAAGAAGACGGGTCGGAACTACTCCGCCTGCTGCCCCTTCCATCAGGAAAAAACCCCCTCATTCACCGTCAGCCCCGACAAGCAGTTTTACTATTGCTTTGGCTGTGGTGCCAGTGGTAACGCTCTGGGCTTCGTCATGGACTTTGACCACCTGGACTTCCCGACAGCCGTTGATTCTCTGGCCAGTCTGGTTGGACTGGAAGTGCCCAGGGAGCAACACAGCCAAAAACGAGGCCCGGATCACAGCCCGCTTTATGAGCTGATGACCAAAGCCAACGCCTTTTACAACGAACAACTCATTAAAGCTGCCGATGCACCAAGAGCCATCCAGTATCTGAAACAGAGAGGACTGGACGGCCAAACCTGCAAACGCTTCGGTATTGGTTTCGCCCCACCAGGCTGGGACAACCTTAAAAATCATCTGGCAGAGAATCAGGAAAAAGAAGAGCAACTGGTTAAGACCGGTATGCTGGTAGAAAAAGAAGAAACCAAAAGTCGCTATGACCGTTTCCGCGACCGTATCATGTTCCCTATCCATGACACCCGGGGACGGATTATTGCTTTTGGTGGCCGGGTACTGGGCGACGCCAAACCCAAATACCTCAACTCTCCCGAATCCCCCATTTTCCACAAGGGACGGGAATTGTATGGACTGTACGAAGCCAAAAAGCACAACCGCCACCTTGAACGCATTGTTGTCGTGGAAGGCTATATGGATGTGGTTGCCCTGGCCCAACAAGGCATCAACAACGCCGTCGCCACCCTGGGCACAGCAACGACTCTGGAGCATATACAGAGACTGTTTAAAACCGTCTCAGAAATTGTCTTCTGCTTTGATGGCGATGACGCAGGCAAACGTGCCGCCTGGCGAGCCCTTGAATCCACCCTTGCCCACATGAAAGACGGCAACCAGGCACGCTTTCTGTTTTTACCCCAGGGAGAAGATCCGGACAGCATGGTCAGGCAGGAAGGTGCGGATGCCTTTCTGGAAAGAATAAAAACCGGCGCCCTTAGCCTCGACACCTTCTTGTTCCAGGAGCTCAGTGACGGTATCGACCTGAATACCATGGATGGACGGTCACGACTGGCCACCGATGCACAACCTCACCTGCACAAAATCCCCGATGGCCTGTTCAAACAGATGTTGATGCAGAAACTGTCAGACATCACTGGCCTAAATACTGATACTCTTGAAAGCTACTTAAACAAAAAGGGAGAACCCGAACCTGTCGCCGAGCCTGCATACGACAATTACTCTGTACCTGCTGAAGCCGACTATTATCCGGATGCGCATTACAAACCCGACGTCGTGCAAAGCCATCAACCCCAGACACGCAGTTTTGAGCGCAGACCCTTTTTTAAAGAAAACCACGAACAGCCCGCTCCCGCCCCATTAAAAGTAGGTCGTTCCATTTATGCCATCCGCCACCTGCTCTGCAACCCTGAACTGGCAACCGATGTCAAAGCGATCAATGAACTGGAAGGCGACGAACACCCGGATACACAACTATTAATCGCCCTGATCAAAACACTTCAGGAACAACCAAAACTCCCTACCATCGCCCTGATTGCGCAATGGCACGGCACCCGCAACGGCAGCCGACTTCAGGAAATTGCATCACTGCAACTTGGACACCAGCCCAACAACCAGGAATTCCACGAAGCGATAGAGCGAATCCGGGATAAAGTCCAGGAACTTGAGCACAGGCAGGCAACACACTCCCTGAAACAGACATTTTCACAAAAAAAACCAGACCAGATAGACTCGGCACAACGCGATGTCTTGAAAGCCCTGCTGGAAAAACAGAAGAAAAAACTGGGCATTAAACCCGCAAACACCGCTGCCAAAAAATAG
- the rpoD gene encoding RNA polymerase sigma factor RpoD gives MSANSQQQSRLKELISRGKEQGYLTYAEVNDHLPEDISDPDQVEDIIRMINDMGITVYETAPDADTLLLSEADTDEAAAEEAAAALAAVEQEAGRTTDPVRMYMREMGTVELLTREGEIQIAKRIEEGLREVMSALAKFPGSVQIVLDEYDRIVEEEGRLTDLISGYIDPDSDEPIAPPAPVNENIKEDFNDDDSDDDDEGDAGGLDPEEAKERFGLLRTNHEKVLKTLEKHDFGSKAAKAAMEELTEAFMPLKLVPRIFDMLVFRIRNTLDTIRGNERAIMQFCVRRAKMPRKIFLSSFPGNETNLKWMDDITSGSAGYAETINKYRDEIIRAQKKLITIENEFGCTLVQIKDINRRMSLGEARARRAKKEMVEANLRLVISIAKKYTNRGLQFLDLIQEGNIGLMKAVDKFEYRRGYKFSTYATWWIRQAITRSIADQARTIRIPVHMIETINKLNRISRQMLQEMGREPTPEELAVRMEIPEDKIRKVLKISKEPISMETPIGDDEDSHLGDFIEDATIQSPIDRATGTGLKESTRNVLSGLTAREAKVLRMRFGIDMNTDHTLEEVGKQFDVTRERIRQIEAKALRKLRHPTRSDHLRSFLDE, from the coding sequence ATGTCAGCTAACTCGCAACAACAATCCCGACTGAAAGAGCTTATCTCTCGCGGTAAGGAACAGGGATACCTGACTTACGCTGAGGTAAATGACCATCTTCCTGAAGACATCTCCGATCCTGATCAGGTTGAAGATATCATTCGCATGATCAATGACATGGGTATCACTGTCTACGAAACAGCGCCGGACGCCGATACCCTGTTATTATCAGAAGCCGATACCGATGAAGCTGCTGCCGAAGAAGCAGCAGCAGCTCTTGCAGCCGTTGAACAGGAAGCAGGTCGAACCACTGACCCGGTACGTATGTACATGCGTGAAATGGGTACGGTTGAGCTGCTGACTCGCGAAGGCGAAATCCAGATCGCCAAACGCATTGAAGAAGGGCTGCGTGAAGTCATGTCAGCCCTGGCCAAATTTCCCGGATCCGTTCAGATTGTTCTGGATGAATACGATCGGATCGTAGAAGAAGAAGGCCGCCTGACCGACCTGATCAGCGGTTATATAGATCCTGATTCCGATGAACCGATCGCCCCACCCGCTCCTGTTAATGAGAACATCAAAGAAGACTTTAACGATGATGACTCTGATGACGATGACGAGGGGGACGCAGGGGGTCTCGACCCGGAAGAAGCCAAAGAGCGCTTCGGACTTCTTCGCACAAACCACGAAAAAGTCCTGAAAACTCTAGAAAAGCACGACTTTGGCTCCAAAGCAGCCAAAGCGGCAATGGAAGAGCTGACCGAAGCCTTCATGCCCCTGAAACTGGTGCCCCGTATTTTCGACATGCTGGTTTTCCGCATCAGAAATACTCTGGACACCATCCGGGGCAATGAGCGCGCAATCATGCAATTTTGCGTACGCCGCGCAAAAATGCCTCGCAAGATTTTCCTGAGCAGCTTCCCGGGCAACGAAACCAACCTGAAGTGGATGGATGACATCACATCCGGCAGCGCCGGATACGCTGAAACCATCAACAAATACCGGGATGAAATTATTCGCGCCCAGAAGAAGCTGATCACCATTGAAAATGAGTTCGGCTGCACACTGGTCCAGATCAAGGACATTAATCGCAGAATGTCCCTGGGCGAAGCCCGTGCCCGTCGCGCCAAGAAAGAAATGGTTGAGGCCAACCTGCGGCTGGTTATTTCCATTGCCAAAAAGTACACCAACCGTGGACTACAGTTCCTGGACCTGATCCAGGAAGGTAACATCGGTTTGATGAAAGCGGTAGACAAGTTCGAATACCGTCGCGGATACAAGTTCTCGACCTACGCTACCTGGTGGATTCGCCAGGCAATCACCCGCTCCATCGCGGACCAGGCCAGAACCATCCGTATTCCGGTTCACATGATTGAGACCATCAACAAGCTGAACCGTATTTCCAGGCAAATGCTTCAGGAGATGGGTCGTGAACCGACTCCTGAAGAACTGGCCGTTCGTATGGAAATACCTGAAGACAAGATCCGCAAGGTGCTGAAAATCTCCAAGGAGCCCATCTCCATGGAGACACCGATCGGCGACGACGAAGACTCCCATCTCGGTGATTTTATCGAAGATGCGACCATTCAGTCCCCTATCGATCGAGCCACCGGCACAGGTCTGAAAGAATCTACCCGCAACGTGCTGTCAGGCCTGACAGCCCGTGAAGCGAAGGTTCTGCGTATGCGTTTCGGTATCGACATGAACACCGACCACACTCTGGAAGAGGTGGGTAAACAGTTCGACGTTACCCGAGAACGTATCCGTCAGATCGAAGCCAAGGCCCTAAGAAAACTGCGTCACCCAACGCGCTCAGATCACCTGAGAAGCTTCCTGGACGAGTAG